A genome region from Mastacembelus armatus chromosome 8, fMasArm1.2, whole genome shotgun sequence includes the following:
- the tmem150b gene encoding modulator of macroautophagy TMEM150B, protein MWQWALLPVCLAAFGTVGIWTVCAVAVSNGSVNLTEGVPYISECGSYNPQSCLFSQICNTFSVFALWIVVIRFQQVRDYGDHGKANIASIVLGFISSLGISLIGNFQQSVLMGVHLLGAFLAFFLGLAYFWVQLYLTYRAQQCEDRWWLGPVRATCCSLCTVLVIIMCVLHNTGYPSGAAVCEWGLVTLFFFLFALFASEFRHIDCHCLTVQK, encoded by the exons ATGTGGCAGTGGGCGCTGCTCCCCGTCTGCCTGGCTGCCTTTGGCACTGTGGGCATTTGGACTGT GTGTGCTGTAGCTGTATCCAACGGATCAGTGAACCTGACAGAAGGAGTCCCCTACATCAG TGAATGTGGCTCATACAACCCTCAGAGCTGCCTCTTCTCCCAGATCTGCAACACCTTCTCTGTTTTCG cccTGTGGATTGTGGTGATCCGTTTCCAGCAGGTCAGGGACTATGGAGACCATGGAAAAGCCAACATCGCCAGCATCGTTTTGGGATTCATCTCCTCATTAGGCATCTCTCTCATCGGCAACTTTCAG CAATCAGTTTTAATGGGGGTTCATCTTCTGGGAGCGTTCCTGGCTTTCTTCCTCGGCCTGGCCTACTTCTGGGTGCAGCTCTATCTAACCTATCGGGCTCAGCAATGTGAGGACCGATGGTGGCTCGGGCCCGTGAGGGCGACGTGCTGCAGCCTCTGTACCGTCCTGGTGATAATTA TGTGTGTTCTCCACAACACTGGCTATCCCTCCGGAGCCGCCGTGTGTGAGTGGGGCCTGGTCACGTTGTTCTTCTTCCTGTTCGCCCTTTTTGCATCTGAGTTCAGACACATCGACTGCCACTGCCTCACTGTGCAGAAATGA
- the adsl gene encoding adenylosuccinate lyase yields MEGADEFTKYRSPLVSRYASKEMAYNFSDRKKFTTWRKLWIYLAKAEKALGLPITDAQTLEMESHAEDIDFAMAAEEERKLRHDVMAHVHTFAHCCPTAAPIIHLGATSCYVGDNTDLIMLRDGFNILLPKLARVIDRLANFAESYADLPTLGFTHYQPAQLTTVGKRACLWLQDLVMDMRNLQRARDDLRFRGVKGTTGTQASFLQLFQGDHDKVEELDRMVTEMAGFKKAYLVTGQTYSRKVDIDCLSTLASLGATVHKICTDIRLLANLKEIEEPFEKEQIGSSAMPYKRNPMRAERCCSLARHLVALMADPLQTASVQWLERTLDDSANRRISLPESFLTADIILSTLQNITEGLVVYPKVIERHIRQELPFMATENIIMAMVKAGGNRQDCHEKIRVLSQEAAAVVKQEGGDNDLLARVQRDPYFTPILGQLDNLLDPKTFIGRAPQQVLRFLSEEVRPLLEPYKAKMDVKIELEL; encoded by the exons ATGGAGGGGGCTGATGAGTTCACGAAGTACCGGTCTCCGCTGGTGTCCAGGTATGCTAGCAAGGAAATGGCCTACAACTTTAGCGACAGGAAGAAATTCACaacctggaggaaactgtggaTCTACCTTGCCAAGGCTGAGAAG GCTTTGGGTCTGCCCATCACAGACGCCCAGACCCTGGAGATGGAGAGCCATGCAGAGGACATTGACTTCGCCATGGCGGCTGAAGAAGAGCGTAAGCTCAGACACGATGTCATGGCTCACGTCCACACCTTCGCACACTGCTGCCCCACTGCTGCTCCCATCATCCACCTTGGAGCCACTTCCTGCTACGTCGGAGACAATACT gATCTGATTATGCTGCGTGATGGATTCAATATTCTGCTGCCTAAG TTGGCCAGAGTGATTGACAGGCTGGCAAACTTTGCAGAGAGTTATGCTGACCTCCCCACGCTCGGCTTCACACACTACCA ACCTGCACAGCTGACCACGGTTGGGAAGCGAGCATGTCTTTGGCTGCAGGACTTGGTCATGGACATGAGGAACCTTCAGCGAGCCCGTGATGACCTGAGATTCCGCGGGGTCAAGGGGACCACTGGCACCCAGGCCagcttcctgcagctctttcaGGGGGACCATGACAAG GTGGAGGAGCTGGACAGGATGGTCACAGAGATGGCAGGCTTCAAAAA AGCCTACCTGGTCACAGGTCAGACATACAGTCGTAAGGTGGACATAGACTGTCTGTCCACCCTGGCCAGTCTGGGGGCTACTGTTCACAAG ATCTGTACGGACATCCGCCTGCTCGCCAACCTCAAAGAGATTGAGGAGCCTTTTGAGAAGGAGCAGATTG GTTCCAGTGCCATGCCCTACAAGAGGAACCCCATGCGCGCAGAGCGTTGCTGTAGCTTGGCCCGACACCTGGTGGCGCTGATGGCCGACCCGCTGCAGACGGCCTCAGTGCAGTGGCTGGAGAGGACGCTGGACGACAGCGCCAACAG GAGGATCTCCCTGCCTGAGTCCTTCCTGACAGCAGACATCATCCTCAGCACGCTGCAGaacatcacagagggactggTGGTCTACCCCAAAGTCATCGAGAGACACATCCGCCAGGAGCTTCCCTTCATGGCCACAGAGAACATCATCATGGCCATGGTGAAGGCAGGAGGAAACAGACAG GACTGTCATGAGAAGATCAGAGTTCTGTCCCAGGAGGCAGCAGCTGTGGTCAAGCAGGAAGGCGGTGATAATGACCTCCTGGCCAGAGTCCAGCGGGACCCCTACTTCACCCCAATCCTGGGGCAGCTGGACAACCTGCTCGACCCCAAGACATTCATCGGCCGTGCTCCCCAGCAG GTGCTCAGGTTCCTGTCTGAAGAAGTGCGCCCTCTGCTGGAGCCATACAAGGCTAAAATGGACGTCAAGATTGAGCTTGAGCtctga